From Panicum hallii strain FIL2 chromosome 2, PHallii_v3.1, whole genome shotgun sequence, a single genomic window includes:
- the LOC112883449 gene encoding probable protein phosphatase 2C 68 produces MSMAQVCCDSASAAVVGPEAEARARARAERRRRAGEAGRWKHAPAAAAAGTAEAATRKRRVEAGELLVARKHGAASVAGRMREMEDAVSVREAFAAGAAGRCDFYGVFDGHGCSHVAEACRDRMHELLAEELAGGEQREPAAWTAAMERCFARMDAEVASAGGRAATAASASCRCDARKCDHVGSTAVVAVVEERRVVVAHCGDSRAVLCRGGDGATPVALSSDHKPDRPDEQERIEAAGGRVIFWEGARVLGVLAMSRAIGDGYLKPYVCSVPEVTVAELADGDECLILASDGLWDVVSNEAACEVARACLRRGREKWCAEAAALLTKLALARRSADNVSVVVVDLRRKNR; encoded by the coding sequence ATGTCGATGGCGCAGGTGTGCTGTGACTCCGCGAGCGCGGCGGTGGTTGGGCCGGAGGCGGAggccagggcgagggcgcgCGCCGAGAGGCGGCGCCGGGCAGGGGAGGCCGGGAGGTGGAAgcacgcgccggcggcggcggcggccgggacggCCGAGGCGGCCACGAGGAAGCGGCGCGTCGAGGCCGGAGAGCTGCTCGTGGCGCGGAAGCACGGGGCGGCGTCGGTGGCCGGGCGCATGAGGGAGATGGAGGACGCCGTGTCCGTGCGCGAGGCcttcgccgccggtgccgccggGAGGTGCGACTTCTACGGGGTGTTCGACGGCCACGGCTGCTCGCACGTCGCCGAGGCGTGCCGGGACCGGATGCACGAGCTGCTCGCCGAGGAGCTGGCCGGCGGGGAGCAGCGGGAGCCCGCGGCCTGGACCGCCGCGATGGAGCGGTGCTTCGCGCGGATGGACGCCGAGGTCGCCTCCGCCGGCGggcgcgccgccaccgcggccAGTGCCAGCTGCCGGTGCGACGCGCGCAAGTGCGACCACGTGGGCTCCACCGCCGTGGTGGCCGTGGTGGAGGAGCGCCGGGTGGTGGTGGCCCACTGCGGCGACTCCCGCGCGGTGCTCTGCCGCGGGGGCGACGGCGCGACGCCGGTGGCGCTGTCCTCGGACCACAAGCCCGACCGGCCCGACGAGCAGGAGCGGATCGAGGCCGCGGGCGGGCGGGTCATCTTCTgggagggcgcgcgcgtgctGGGCGTCCTGGCCATGTCCCGCGCCATCGGGGACGGGTACCTGAAGCCGTATGTGTGCTCGGTGCCCGAGGTGACGGTGGCCGAGCTCGCCGACGGCGACGAGTGCCTGATCCTGGCCAGCGACGGGCTGTGGGACGTGGTCAGCAACGAGGCCGCCTGCGAGGTGGCGCGCGCCTGCCTCCGCAGGGGCAGGGAGAAGTGGTGCGCCGAGGCCGCCGCGCTGCTCACCAAGCTGGCGCTCGCGAGGCGCAGCGCCGACAACGtctccgtcgtcgtcgtcgatctCCGGCGGAAGAACCGCTAG
- the LOC112881016 gene encoding receptor-like protein kinase HSL1 has translation MAAIRKRLLLAFLLLLLQAIAAASSDARYLLAARSALRDPSGALAGWSGGSGRGSPCCWARVSCANNSTAAVAGLDLSKLSLGGGFPAALCSLRSLEHLDLSANEFVGPLPTCLAAIPALAHLNLAGNNFSGEVPPEWGAGFRSLLVLNLVQNFLSGEFPAFLANLTALQEFSLAYNLFSPSPLPEKLGDLADLRVLFVANCSLNGIIPSSIGKLKNLVNLDISRNSIHGEIPGSIGNLSSLEQIELFANQLSGRIPVGFGGLKRLRSLDISMNGLTGEVPEDMFAAPMLASVHMYQNNLSGRLPATLGEAHSLSDLRIFGNQLSGPLPPEFGKNCPLQFLDASDNRLSGPIPTMLCASGKLKQLMLLDNEFEGAIPVELGQCRTLTRVRLSNNRLSGPVPPEFWGLPGVYLLELRGNELSGVVDPAIAGAQNLSKLLLQDNRFTGALHAKLGTLANLQEFKASNNFFSGPLPPSLANLSILDNLDLSHNSFSGEIPRDFGRLKKLSQLYLSDNHLSGNVPPELGEIIGMNTLDLSNNELSGQVPAQLQDLRLTHFNISYNKLSGALPVLFNGIQYQESFLGNPGLCHGFCQGNGNSDAKRHTIIKLVVYIFVAAGIILLLGLFWFHYKCRLYKISAAELDDGKSSWVLTSYHRVDFSEREIVNSLDESNVIGQGGAGKVYKAVVGPQGEAMAVKKLWPIGVASKRIDTFEAEVATLSKVRHKNIVKLACSITNTVCRLLVYEYMPNGSLGDMLHSAKRSIFDWPMRYKIAVNAAEGLSYLHHDCKPPIVHRDVKSNNILLDAEYGAKVADFGVAKTIGDGPATMSIIAGSCGYIAPEYAYTLHVTEKSDIYSFGVVMLELVTGMKPMAPEIGEMDLVTWVSATVEQNGLESVLEQTLAEQFKDEMCKVLKIALMCVSNLPVSRPPMRAVVKMLLEVKEANKPKLKVAPLAV, from the exons ATGGCTGCCATCCGCAAGCGCCTCCTCCTCGCGTtcctgctgctcctgctccaGGCCATTGCGGCCGCCTCCTCCGACGCCAGATACCTCCTCGCCGCAAGGTCCGCGCTCCGCGACCCCTCCGGCGCGCTAGCCGGCTGGAGCGGCGGCTCCGGCCGCGGCTCGCCGTGCTGCTGGGCGCGCGTGTCCTGCGCCAACAACTCCACCGCGGCCGTCGCCGGGCTCGACCTCTCCAAACTCTCCCTCGGCGGCGGCTTCCCGGCCGCGCTCTGCTCCTTGCGGTCCCTCGAGCACCTCGACCTCTCCGCAAACGAGTTTGTGGGCCCGCTGCCGACCTGCCTCGCCGCGATCCCGGCGCTCGCGCACCTCAACCTCGCCGGGAACAACTTCTCCGGCGAGGTCCCGCCGGAGTGGGGCGCCGGGTTCCGGTCGCTCCTCGTGCTAAACCTGGTCCAGAACTTTCTCTCCGGCGAGTTCCCGGCGTTCCTGGCCAACCTCACCGCCCTCCAGGAGTTCAGCCTCGCCTACAACCTGTTCTCGCCGTCGCCATTGCCAGAAAAGCTCGGTGACCTCGCCGACCTTCGCGTGCTGTTCGTCGCCAACTGCTCCCTCAACGGTATCATCCCTTCTTCCATTGGAAAGCTAAAGAATCTCGTCAATCTGGACATCTCAAGGAACAGCATCCACGGCGAGATACCGGGAAGCATTGGGAATTTGAGTTCTCTGGAGCAGATCGAGCTCTTCGCGAACCAGCTCTCCGGGAGAATTCCAGTGGGGTTTGGAGGCCTCAAGAGGCTCCGTTCACTGGACATCTCCATGAATGGGCTCACTGGGGAGGTACCGGAGGACATGTTCGCGGCGCCGATGCTGGCGAGCGTGCACATGTACCAGAACAATCTGTCCGGTCGCTTGCCGGCGACGCTGGGGGAGGCGCACAGTCTGTCCGACCTCCGGATTTTCGGCAATCAGCTCTCTGGGCCGTTGCCGCCGGAGTTTGGAAAGAATTGCCCCCTCCAATTCCTGGACGCGTCGGACAACCGGCTGTCAGGTCCAATTCCGACGATGCTTTGTGCTTCCGGGAAGCTAAAGCAGCTCATGCTGTTGGACAATGAGTTTGAAGGTGCCATTCCGGTGGAATTGGGGCAATGCCGGACACTGACCAGAGTGCGGCTGTCGAACAACAGGCTGTCTGGTCCGGTGCCGCCGGAATTCTGGGGATTGCCGGGTGTCTACCTGCTGGAGCTTCGTGGCAATGAGCTATCGGGGGTGGTTGACCCTGCCATTGCTGGTGCCCAGAACCTATCCAAGCTGCTCCTACAGGACAACCGGTTCACTGGTGCTCTGCATGCCAAGCTGGGAACATTGGCCAATCTGCAAGAGTTCAAGGCTTCAAACAATTTCTTCTCTGGGCCTCTGCCACCATCGCTCGCCAACCTTTCCATACTTGACAATCTTGATCTGAGCCACAATTCTTTCTCTGGAGAGATCCCAAGGGATTTTGGTAGGTTGAAGAAATTGTCACAGCTGTACCTTTCAGATAACCACCTTAGTGGGAACGTCCCTCCGGAGCTTGGGGAGATTATTGGGATGAATACCCTTGATTTGTCGAACAATGAGCTTTCAGGTCAGGTGCCTGCGCAGTTGCAGGATCTCAGGCTGACCCATTTCAACATATCCTATAACAAGCTCTCAGGGGCTTTACCTGTTCTCTTCAATGGAATACAGTACCAAGAAAGCTTCTTGGGCAACCCTGGCCTGTGCCATGGGTTCTGTCAGGGCAATGGCAATTCTGATGCCAAACGACATACCATTATCAAGCTGGTTGTCTACATCTTCGTAGCTGCTGGGATCATCCTACTCCTCGGTCTTTTTTGGTTCCATTACAAGTGCAGGTTGTACAAGATAAGTGCAGCTGAACTGGATGATGGAAAGTCCAGCTGGGTGCTCACATCCTACCACAGGGTGGATTTCAGTGAGAGGGAGATTGTGAATAGTCTCGACGAGAGCAATGTGATTGGCCAGGGTGGTGCAGGCAAGGTGTACAAGGCCGTTGTCGGGCCTCAGGGTGAGGCCATGGCTGTCAAGAAACTCTGGCCTATCGGTGTGGCAAGCAAAAGGATAGACACATTTGAGGCTGAGGTTGCCACACTAAGCAAAGTGAGGCACAAGAACATTGTAAAGCTTGCCTGCAGCATTACAAACACAGTCTGCAGGTTACTTGTCTATGAGTATATGCCAAATGGTAGCTTGGGGGATATGCTTCATAGTGCAAAACGCAGCATCTTTGATTGGCCGATGAGGTATAAGATTGCTGTCAACGCTGCTGAAGGACTCTCCTACTTGCACCACGACTGTAAGCCCCCAATCGTCCATCGGGACGTGAAGTCAAACAACATCCTGCTTGATGCGGAGTATGGTGCCAAGGTTGCAGATTTTGGTGTTGCAAAGACTATTGGGGATGGCCCAGCCACCATGTCGATAATCGCAGGATCTTGTGGGTACATCGCACCTG AGTATGCTTACACTCTCCATGTGACTGAAAAGAGCGACATATATAGCTTTGGTGTGGTGATGTTGGAGCTTGTCACTGGtatgaagccgatggcaccgGAGATTGGCGAGATGGACCTTGTAACGTGGGTGTCTGCCACTGTTGAGCAGAACGGGCTGGAGTCTGTGCTCGAGCAGACTCTCGCTGAGCAGTTCAAGGATGAGATGTGCAAGGTTCTGAAGATCGCCCTGATGTGTGTCTCAAACCTTCCAGTCAGCCGCCCACCAATGAGGGCTGTGGTGAAGATGCTGCTGGAGGTTAAGGAAGCGAACAAGCCGAAGCTGAAGGTGGCACCTCTGGCCGTCTGA